In Mangrovivirga cuniculi, the following proteins share a genomic window:
- a CDS encoding PAS domain-containing sensor histidine kinase, translating to MSTDLYSSLLNERADLFFEAADKPFLILEFNGEFFSILSSSFKASESDVIELQNKIRKIDSRLIEQGGIFLLNHQLFNICQFIKSYDNKALFYGILLKEGELPISRLPELNFNDTSNKIIINKDTGLIHSASKAFCELFDFEWSELIGANVAEIFGRKTCELLSKGILLFKGKLSLTSKGNVKWGNIKVIESYQTNDKEFLILNFDDLTESHLRSLQYFQMMRQFGESILVVDLKSRRIIDLNNATIDLTGLSQQEILSKRIIDILPDLYPSSDGGFSVWVKTIKELSNAGENYIKRCTLKSDNFKITVEASVHYHYLDNKGYFTVLLRDITRQLKSEYSLKDSREKLQILFNNVGYGIIETSPSDIIIRVNKTFQELSDLTEADLVGRPIESVFSEIPSLNRKDPIHINTSDSRIVSLLNGQEKDVYISLKKSIVSGSDKKVRSHIYVMEDVTDYLITYQKSKEQESLLESVNENLKEAIYRCIKGKGLVYANKAFLELFGFKDLNEALNTSESELNDYYLNGDRRKSILLQARNKGYIKSAEAEFIRRDGTKWWGLLNCTVNKNENSEWIIDGAIVDISLRKEAEDQARANQDLLKSVNENIHDAIYRSTTDDKVIYANKAFLNLFGLDENIQVHQIDPQNLYRNKSDRNEIIKEVEEKGMVKNREIFFIREDGAGFWGLISMSKMVGEDGKHYLNGAIRDITDRKIAQINLKKKNEELRKINSQLDRFVYSASHDLRAPLTSLLGLINIAEKDKDNLEQYFELMKKSIFKQDGFIKDIIDFSRNKEIPEKLERIYPGDFITEILDNLIYGNPDDRIKVNVIIEDNISEIQCDSKRLSIILSNLISNSFKYADFNKEKPYVNISVSADSNYVIFEIEDNGIGISEKYLGKIFDMFFRAHDTSFGSGIGLYIVKETIEKLKGKIFVESTIKKGTKFIVMVPNRK from the coding sequence ATGAGTACTGACCTTTATAGTTCTCTGTTAAATGAGAGAGCAGATTTATTTTTCGAGGCAGCTGATAAACCGTTTCTTATTTTAGAATTCAATGGGGAATTTTTTTCAATCTTATCATCCTCTTTTAAAGCAAGTGAAAGTGATGTTATTGAACTCCAGAATAAAATCAGAAAAATTGATAGTAGATTAATTGAACAAGGAGGTATATTTCTTTTAAATCACCAATTATTTAATATATGTCAATTTATAAAGTCTTATGATAATAAGGCTTTATTTTATGGGATCCTTTTAAAAGAGGGTGAATTACCAATATCCAGGCTTCCCGAGCTGAACTTTAATGATACTTCCAACAAGATCATCATTAATAAAGATACTGGCCTTATTCATAGTGCATCAAAAGCCTTTTGTGAATTATTTGATTTTGAATGGAGCGAATTGATAGGTGCAAATGTAGCTGAAATATTTGGAAGAAAAACCTGTGAGCTTTTATCTAAGGGAATTTTATTATTTAAGGGTAAATTATCCCTTACTTCAAAGGGCAATGTCAAATGGGGAAATATCAAGGTTATTGAATCTTATCAAACTAATGATAAGGAATTTTTAATTCTGAATTTCGATGATTTGACAGAAAGTCATTTACGAAGCTTGCAGTACTTCCAGATGATGAGACAATTCGGTGAATCAATCCTTGTTGTAGACCTTAAATCGAGAAGGATAATTGACCTTAATAATGCTACAATTGACCTGACTGGTCTTTCTCAGCAAGAAATTTTATCAAAAAGGATAATCGATATTTTACCTGATTTATATCCATCAAGTGATGGAGGTTTTAGTGTCTGGGTAAAGACCATTAAAGAGTTGTCAAATGCTGGTGAGAATTATATCAAACGCTGTACTCTCAAATCTGATAACTTTAAAATTACGGTTGAGGCTTCTGTCCATTATCATTATTTAGATAATAAAGGTTATTTCACTGTCTTATTAAGAGATATAACCAGGCAATTGAAGTCTGAATATTCATTGAAAGATAGCAGGGAAAAGTTACAAATTCTCTTTAATAATGTTGGGTATGGAATTATTGAAACAAGTCCTTCTGATATAATTATCAGAGTAAACAAAACCTTCCAGGAGCTATCTGACTTAACTGAAGCTGATTTGGTAGGTCGACCAATAGAATCTGTTTTTTCAGAAATTCCCTCTTTAAATCGAAAAGATCCTATTCATATAAATACCTCAGACTCAAGAATTGTGAGCCTTTTAAATGGTCAGGAAAAGGATGTATATATATCACTTAAGAAGTCAATAGTAAGTGGATCTGATAAAAAAGTTCGATCGCATATTTATGTGATGGAAGATGTTACCGATTATTTAATTACATATCAGAAAAGTAAGGAACAGGAGTCTCTTCTTGAATCAGTTAATGAAAATTTAAAAGAAGCAATTTATAGGTGTATTAAAGGTAAAGGACTAGTGTACGCTAACAAAGCGTTTTTGGAGTTGTTTGGATTTAAAGATCTAAATGAAGCATTAAATACATCAGAAAGCGAACTGAATGATTATTATCTTAATGGAGACCGAAGAAAATCAATTTTACTGCAAGCAAGAAATAAAGGATATATAAAGAGTGCTGAAGCCGAATTTATCCGTAGGGATGGAACTAAATGGTGGGGATTACTTAACTGTACCGTCAATAAAAATGAAAATAGTGAATGGATTATTGATGGAGCTATAGTAGATATTTCATTGAGAAAAGAAGCTGAAGATCAGGCAAGGGCTAACCAGGACTTATTAAAATCAGTGAATGAAAATATTCATGATGCAATTTATCGAAGTACCACTGATGATAAAGTAATATATGCAAATAAAGCTTTTTTGAATCTCTTCGGATTGGATGAAAATATACAAGTACATCAAATAGATCCTCAGAATCTATATCGAAATAAGTCGGATAGAAACGAAATAATTAAAGAGGTTGAAGAGAAAGGAATGGTTAAAAACAGGGAAATTTTCTTTATCAGGGAAGACGGGGCCGGTTTTTGGGGACTTATTAGTATGAGTAAAATGGTGGGAGAAGATGGAAAGCATTATTTAAATGGTGCTATTAGGGATATTACTGATCGGAAAATCGCTCAAATCAATCTTAAGAAGAAAAATGAAGAATTAAGAAAAATTAATTCTCAATTAGACCGGTTTGTTTATAGTGCTAGCCACGATTTAAGAGCTCCATTAACCTCACTTTTGGGTCTTATTAATATTGCTGAAAAGGATAAGGATAATCTTGAGCAATATTTTGAACTAATGAAAAAAAGTATTTTTAAGCAAGATGGTTTTATAAAAGATATTATTGATTTCTCTAGAAATAAGGAGATTCCTGAAAAATTAGAAAGAATATATCCGGGTGATTTTATTACAGAAATTCTTGATAATTTAATCTATGGGAATCCTGATGACCGGATAAAAGTAAATGTAATAATTGAAGATAACATTTCGGAGATACAATGCGATTCCAAAAGGCTTTCAATTATTTTATCAAATCTTATTTCAAACTCTTTTAAATATGCTGATTTTAACAAAGAAAAACCCTATGTCAATATCAGTGTCTCTGCCGATTCAAATTATGTTATTTTTGAAATAGAAGATAACGGTATTGGGATTAGCGAAAAGTATCTAGGTAAAATATTTGATATGTTTTTCCGTGCCCACGACACATCCTTTGGTTCCGGAATAGGGCTTTATATTGTAAAAGAAACAATTGAAAAGTTAAAGGGAAAGATCTTCGTAGAATCAACCATAAAAAAAGGCACCAAGTTTATAGTCATGGTGCCTAATAGAAAATGA
- the tyrS gene encoding tyrosine--tRNA ligase: MKPDFIEELRWRGMVHDMTPGTEEQLKKEITAGYIGFDPTAKSLHIGNLATIMLLVHFQRAGHKPVALVGGATGMIGDPSFKAAERKLLDEETLRENQSGIKKQLEQFLDFDSGENSAIVLNNYDWFKNFGFLEFLRDNGKHISVNYMLAKDSVKKRLETGISFTEFAYQLLQGYDFYHLYANHSVKIQMGGSDQWGNITTGTEYIRRKAQGEAYALTAPLVTKADGSKFGKSEGGNIWLDPEMTSPYQFYQFWLNCSDEDSKKLIRVFTLKSKEEIETLEKQHEEAPHLRTLQNALADDITKMVHGETELETAKKASKILFDKKATISDFDSLGEKTLLQVFETVPQKEINTPGEISYVDFLGEHIGDLIFKSKGEARRMIKEGGISINKEKITDGNAILDINPLSNKYYLIQKGRKNYFFVKII; encoded by the coding sequence ATGAAGCCAGATTTTATTGAAGAACTACGATGGAGAGGAATGGTGCACGATATGACTCCGGGTACTGAGGAACAATTAAAAAAAGAAATAACGGCCGGATATATTGGTTTTGATCCTACAGCTAAATCACTTCACATTGGAAACCTGGCAACGATTATGCTTTTGGTTCATTTTCAGAGAGCCGGACACAAACCGGTTGCTTTAGTCGGAGGCGCTACCGGTATGATTGGTGATCCATCCTTCAAAGCTGCCGAAAGAAAATTACTGGATGAAGAAACCTTGCGTGAAAATCAATCTGGAATTAAAAAGCAATTAGAACAATTCCTCGATTTTGATAGTGGAGAAAATTCTGCCATTGTATTAAACAATTATGACTGGTTTAAAAATTTTGGTTTTCTGGAATTTTTGAGAGATAACGGAAAGCATATTTCTGTTAACTACATGCTAGCTAAAGACAGCGTTAAAAAACGACTGGAAACTGGAATTTCATTTACAGAGTTCGCTTACCAGTTGCTTCAGGGATATGACTTCTACCATTTATATGCTAATCATAGTGTGAAGATCCAAATGGGAGGATCTGATCAATGGGGCAATATTACTACAGGAACTGAATATATCAGAAGAAAAGCCCAGGGAGAGGCTTATGCACTTACTGCTCCTTTGGTTACTAAAGCAGACGGATCAAAATTTGGAAAATCAGAAGGAGGCAACATCTGGCTGGATCCCGAAATGACCTCTCCTTACCAATTTTATCAATTCTGGCTTAATTGTTCTGATGAAGACAGTAAGAAATTGATCAGAGTATTTACACTTAAATCAAAAGAAGAAATTGAAACTCTGGAGAAGCAACACGAAGAAGCTCCTCATTTGCGAACTCTTCAGAATGCTCTTGCTGACGATATCACCAAAATGGTTCATGGTGAAACAGAACTTGAAACCGCTAAAAAAGCTTCCAAAATACTATTTGATAAAAAAGCAACAATTTCCGATTTCGATTCGCTGGGAGAAAAAACTTTACTACAAGTTTTTGAAACAGTTCCACAAAAAGAAATTAACACACCTGGTGAGATTAGTTATGTGGATTTTCTGGGTGAGCACATTGGAGATTTAATTTTTAAAAGTAAAGGTGAGGCTCGAAGAATGATCAAAGAAGGTGGTATATCAATAAATAAAGAAAAGATTACAGATGGAAATGCAATCCTTGATATTAATCCGCTTTCGAATAAATATTATCTGATACAAAAAGGAAGAAAGAATTACTTCTTTGTAAAAATAATTTAA
- a CDS encoding tetratricopeptide repeat protein: MLKLRLYLTVLIMIVAVSCGSDLSDKGDQLYKQGKYEEAIEAYSEYLETYPNNEIVIYNRGRSYEELGQFDEAIADYEKVLKIDDRHMNSRLGLASLFYKNEDYPSAEIILTESMKISPENPNVYALRGKVNFQMSEFKQSITDLSNAIKIKPDMAEAYYYRGLAYIGTNKKSTGCADLQKALSMGIDVAQNSINKYCK, translated from the coding sequence ATGTTGAAATTACGTCTCTATTTGACGGTACTGATTATGATTGTAGCAGTTTCTTGTGGAAGCGACCTTTCTGATAAAGGAGATCAGTTATACAAACAAGGTAAATACGAAGAGGCAATTGAGGCTTATTCAGAATATTTAGAAACTTATCCTAATAACGAGATTGTTATTTATAACAGAGGTAGGAGTTATGAGGAGCTTGGGCAATTTGATGAAGCAATTGCTGATTATGAAAAGGTTCTGAAAATTGATGATCGACATATGAATAGCAGATTAGGTCTGGCTTCTTTATTTTATAAGAATGAAGATTATCCATCAGCAGAAATAATATTGACTGAATCAATGAAAATTAGTCCTGAAAATCCAAATGTCTATGCTTTGAGAGGGAAAGTGAATTTTCAGATGAGTGAATTTAAACAGTCGATTACTGATCTTTCAAATGCTATCAAAATTAAGCCGGATATGGCTGAAGCTTATTACTATAGAGGGTTAGCTTATATAGGGACTAATAAAAAATCCACTGGTTGTGCCGATCTTCAGAAGGCACTTTCGATGGGTATCGATGTAGCTCAAAATTCAATCAACAAGTATTGTAAATGA
- a CDS encoding 3-hydroxyacyl-CoA dehydrogenase family protein: MKNISVIGSGTMGNGIAHVFAQSNYSVNLVDINEKALEKAKATITKNLDRQIKKELIDEDAKNSTLSNITFTTSMEEGVKNADLVVEAATENVDIKLDIFRELDKITPDNCILSTNTSSISITKIGSVTERPDKVIGMHFMNPVPVMKLVEVIRGYATSDEVTNTIMKLSEDVSKVPVEVNDYPGFVANRILMPMINEAIYSLFEGVAGVEEIDTVMKLGMAHPMGPLQLADFIGLDVCLSILRVLHDGLGNPKYAPCPLLINMVQAGKLGVKSGEGFYSYSHGTKDLVVSDNFKK; the protein is encoded by the coding sequence ATGAAAAATATTTCGGTAATTGGTTCAGGAACTATGGGCAATGGGATCGCACACGTATTTGCTCAAAGTAACTATTCTGTAAATCTGGTTGATATTAACGAAAAAGCATTAGAAAAAGCAAAGGCTACAATTACAAAAAACCTTGATCGACAAATAAAAAAAGAATTGATCGATGAGGATGCTAAAAATTCCACTCTTTCGAATATCACATTTACCACTTCCATGGAAGAGGGCGTGAAAAATGCTGATCTGGTTGTAGAAGCGGCCACAGAAAACGTAGATATTAAACTGGATATTTTCAGAGAGCTAGATAAAATTACTCCTGACAATTGTATCTTATCAACGAATACATCTTCTATAAGTATTACTAAAATTGGATCTGTTACTGAAAGACCGGATAAAGTAATAGGTATGCATTTTATGAATCCGGTTCCAGTTATGAAACTGGTAGAAGTTATCAGAGGATATGCTACTTCGGATGAGGTTACCAATACTATTATGAAACTTTCCGAAGATGTAAGTAAAGTTCCGGTAGAAGTAAATGATTATCCCGGTTTTGTCGCCAATAGAATATTAATGCCTATGATCAACGAGGCTATATATTCACTTTTTGAAGGAGTAGCAGGAGTAGAAGAAATTGACACTGTTATGAAACTTGGAATGGCGCACCCAATGGGTCCGTTACAACTAGCTGACTTCATTGGACTTGATGTTTGTCTTTCGATATTAAGAGTATTACATGACGGCTTAGGTAATCCTAAATATGCTCCTTGCCCATTGTTAATAAACATGGTACAGGCTGGAAAATTAGGTGTGAAATCAGGTGAAGGGTTTTATTCCTACTCTCATGGAACCAAGGATCTTGTCGTTTCGGACAACTTTAAAAAATAA
- a CDS encoding arsenate reductase family protein: protein MQFHPNELMIIYDSATNSGKQTKAYAYSVSNHVNDVDYNRTRVSKLMWKEIINMLNIPPKRLLNKADPKYQEKVRGHAYTMEGWLNVLYNNPDLIRAPIVIRNKKAVLCEKPSDIFKLA, encoded by the coding sequence ATGCAATTTCACCCAAATGAACTTATGATCATCTATGATTCGGCAACGAACAGCGGCAAGCAAACGAAAGCATATGCCTATTCAGTGTCAAATCATGTGAATGATGTTGATTACAATCGCACCCGGGTCAGTAAGCTCATGTGGAAGGAAATTATTAACATGCTTAATATCCCTCCAAAAAGATTACTGAACAAAGCTGATCCTAAATATCAGGAAAAAGTCAGAGGACATGCTTATACAATGGAAGGTTGGCTCAATGTATTATACAACAACCCTGATTTAATCAGAGCTCCAATTGTTATAAGAAACAAAAAAGCAGTTCTTTGCGAGAAACCTTCTGATATTTTCAAATTAGCTTAA
- a CDS encoding glycoside hydrolase family 13 protein, which produces MKTLLFLTAFFCSYISFCQPDIQKAEPLHWYIGMEDPTFQLMLYGKDIADSKVQINDEGVSLKRKITTENENYIFLYLEISKNRKEGPVNITFTKEGKTTEIDYPLYKKEKHQNINPISASDVMYLLMPDRFADGDPQTNNIKGYLEKSNRKNPGGKHGGDIQGVIDHLDYLEELGITTVWLNPVQENNMESYSYHGYSITDYYHIDKRLGSNKLYKEFVKKSHDKGLKVIMDLIFNHIGSNHYWMKDLPTEDWIHQWPEFTQTNYTGSVVSDPYASDFDYKKMVDGWFVKTMPDLNQDNELLSDYLIQTSLWWIEYAKIDGIRMDTYPYPDKEMMANWVERVKEEYPGFFIVGETWLNNASFESYWSRKPNANEGEYNSKLPSISDFPICFAIQNAFKPEGSVYSIYEVMAKDFIYTDPFMHKIFVDNHDMDRIYHVLDKDFDKFKLSLSVLLTTRGIPQILYGTEILMDGHGDHGVLREDFPGGWEGDEVNVFADKNVTENQKKSLEFMKDILNWRKNSEAIAKGSLKHYIPENEIYFYERKSENDKVIVIINNNNSEQNLNLKRFKESIKPGEEAQNILSGEKTNIGKNIILKPNQALILDF; this is translated from the coding sequence ATGAAAACATTATTATTTCTAACAGCATTTTTCTGCTCTTATATCTCATTTTGCCAGCCTGACATTCAAAAAGCAGAACCGCTACATTGGTATATAGGAATGGAAGATCCAACCTTCCAATTAATGTTATATGGCAAAGATATTGCTGATTCAAAAGTCCAAATTAATGACGAAGGTGTTTCTCTTAAAAGAAAAATAACCACCGAAAATGAAAACTATATTTTCCTTTACCTGGAAATAAGTAAAAACAGAAAAGAGGGTCCGGTAAATATTACATTTACTAAAGAAGGTAAAACGACAGAAATAGACTATCCACTTTATAAAAAGGAAAAACATCAAAATATAAATCCGATTTCAGCTTCAGATGTGATGTACTTATTGATGCCAGACAGATTTGCCGATGGTGATCCTCAAACAAATAACATCAAAGGATATCTTGAAAAAAGCAACAGAAAAAATCCTGGAGGCAAGCATGGAGGTGATATACAAGGTGTGATTGATCATTTAGATTACCTCGAAGAACTAGGAATCACCACAGTATGGCTCAATCCTGTCCAGGAAAATAATATGGAGTCTTATAGTTACCACGGATATTCCATAACTGATTATTACCATATTGATAAAAGACTGGGAAGTAATAAGCTATATAAGGAGTTTGTTAAAAAATCTCACGATAAGGGCTTAAAAGTAATTATGGACCTAATTTTTAATCACATAGGTTCAAATCATTACTGGATGAAAGATCTGCCAACAGAAGACTGGATCCATCAATGGCCTGAATTTACACAAACTAATTATACGGGGTCGGTGGTTTCTGATCCATATGCTTCCGATTTTGATTACAAAAAAATGGTTGATGGATGGTTTGTCAAAACGATGCCCGACCTTAATCAGGATAATGAGCTTTTATCAGATTACCTCATTCAAACTAGTTTATGGTGGATAGAATATGCTAAAATTGATGGTATCAGAATGGATACCTACCCCTACCCAGACAAGGAAATGATGGCAAATTGGGTTGAAAGAGTTAAAGAAGAATATCCAGGTTTTTTTATCGTGGGAGAAACCTGGCTAAACAATGCTTCCTTTGAATCGTATTGGTCACGAAAACCAAATGCGAACGAAGGCGAATATAATTCAAAACTACCGAGCATTTCAGATTTCCCTATTTGCTTTGCTATTCAAAACGCTTTTAAACCTGAGGGAAGTGTATATAGTATTTATGAAGTTATGGCAAAGGACTTTATTTACACTGACCCTTTTATGCATAAGATTTTTGTCGACAACCATGATATGGATCGGATTTATCATGTGTTGGATAAGGACTTTGATAAATTCAAACTTTCCCTTTCAGTATTATTGACAACCAGGGGAATTCCTCAAATATTATATGGTACGGAAATTCTAATGGATGGCCATGGAGATCATGGGGTATTGAGAGAAGATTTTCCCGGTGGTTGGGAAGGTGATGAGGTAAATGTCTTTGCGGATAAAAATGTTACTGAGAATCAAAAGAAGTCTTTAGAGTTTATGAAAGACATATTAAACTGGAGAAAAAACTCAGAGGCCATTGCTAAGGGAAGCTTAAAACATTATATCCCAGAAAATGAAATATATTTTTATGAGAGAAAATCTGAAAATGATAAAGTCATTGTAATAATAAATAATAATAATTCTGAACAAAATCTGAACCTGAAAAGATTTAAAGAATCAATTAAGCCCGGAGAGGAAGCTCAAAATATCCTATCCGGCGAAAAAACAAACATTGGGAAGAATATTATTTTAAAACCTAACCAAGCACTTATATTAGATTTTTAA
- the fbaA gene encoding class II fructose-bisphosphate aldolase gives MSEVKKTLRSGVLWGEEVKELLAHANANNYALPAVNVIGTDSINAVLETARDVNSPVIIQFSNGGAAFYAGKGLSNDGQKAAIAGAVSGAHHVHQMAKHYGVSVILHTDHAAKKLLTWIDGLLDAGEEYYKQHGQPLFSSHMIDLSEEPLDENIAISKGYLERMDKLGMTLEIELGVTGGEEDGVDNTNIDSSKLYTQPEEVAFAYEELLKISPNFTVAAAFGNVHGVYKPGNVELTPEILKNSQEYIQEKFNTEPNPVNFVFHGGSGSEPEKITEAIGYGAIKMNIDTDLQWAFWDGVKDYYKENEGYLQAQIGNPDGDDKPNKKYYDPRVWLRKGEDSFKKRLAQAFEDLNANNRNF, from the coding sequence ATGTCTGAAGTAAAGAAAACCTTAAGAAGTGGTGTTCTTTGGGGAGAAGAAGTAAAAGAATTACTAGCTCACGCTAATGCTAATAACTATGCATTGCCTGCTGTAAATGTAATTGGTACCGATAGCATCAATGCTGTTCTCGAAACTGCACGAGATGTAAACAGCCCGGTGATTATTCAGTTTTCTAATGGAGGAGCTGCATTTTATGCTGGCAAAGGGTTAAGCAATGATGGACAAAAGGCTGCGATTGCGGGTGCAGTAAGTGGAGCCCATCACGTTCATCAAATGGCAAAACACTATGGTGTTTCTGTAATTCTTCATACTGACCATGCAGCAAAAAAGTTATTGACATGGATCGACGGCCTTCTGGATGCAGGTGAAGAATATTATAAGCAACATGGTCAGCCATTGTTTAGCAGTCATATGATTGATCTTTCTGAGGAGCCCCTTGATGAAAATATAGCTATAAGTAAGGGATATCTTGAAAGAATGGATAAACTTGGAATGACTCTCGAAATCGAACTTGGTGTTACCGGAGGTGAAGAAGACGGTGTTGATAACACTAACATCGATAGTTCTAAACTATACACTCAACCGGAGGAAGTCGCATTTGCTTATGAAGAATTATTAAAAATCAGCCCTAATTTCACTGTAGCTGCTGCTTTTGGTAATGTTCATGGTGTTTATAAACCAGGTAATGTAGAATTAACTCCTGAAATACTTAAAAATTCTCAGGAATACATTCAGGAGAAATTTAATACCGAGCCTAACCCTGTAAATTTTGTTTTCCATGGTGGATCAGGTTCTGAGCCTGAAAAAATAACTGAAGCAATTGGTTATGGAGCAATTAAAATGAATATTGACACCGATCTTCAATGGGCTTTCTGGGATGGTGTTAAGGATTATTATAAAGAAAATGAGGGCTACCTTCAGGCACAAATTGGAAATCCTGATGGTGATGATAAACCAAACAAAAAGTACTATGATCCACGAGTCTGGCTTCGTAAAGGTGAAGATTCCTTCAAAAAACGATTAGCTCAGGCATTTGAAGACTTAAATGCAAATAACAGAAACTTTTAA